The sequence below is a genomic window from Rudanella lutea DSM 19387.
TGAATCGCCGGGCGTTTTTGCAGCAAAGCAGTGCAGCCGCCCTCAGTTTGGCCCTGTTGCCGAGTTTCAAACGACGCGTGGCCCCCTCCGACAAAGTGCGCGTGGCCCATATTGGCCTCAACGGCATGGGTACCGCTCACCTCAACTGGTTTGCCAAACTGCCCGATGTAGACGTGGTGGGCCTGTGCGACGTGGACGAAAATCACCTAAACAAAGCGCTCGCGACGCTCAAAGGGCATCACCCCAATACGACGGCCAAAACCTACGCCGATTTCCGGTATCTGCTCGACCGCAACGACATCGACGCCATCACCTGCGCTACCCCCGACCATTGGCACGCGCAAATTGCCATTATGGCGTTTCAGGCGGGTAAAGATGTGTACGGGGAGAAACCGCTCTCGTACAACGTGCGCGAGGGGCAGCAGATGCTCAAAGCCCAAAAACGCTACAACCGTATTTTTCAGCTGGGCACCCAGATTCATGCCGGCGACAATTACCACCGGGTTGTCGAACTGATCCGGGCGGGCGCCATCGGTAAAGTGCATACCGTGCGGCTTTGGCGAACCGGCACCCCGCCCGTATTGGGCCCGGCCAATTACCAGACTCCACCCAGCACACTTAACTGGGACATGTGGCAGGGACCCGCGCCCGCGTCGCTCTACACGCCGGAGCGTTGCCATTTCACGTACCGGTACTTTCTGGATTACTCCGGCGGGGTGTTTCAGGACTTCTGGTGCCACATTGCCGATGTGGTCTGGTGGGCGCTGAACCCAACGGGGCTACGGACGGTACGCGCCAGGGGAGAGGCCCCCGAGGGCATTGGCGATGCCCCGAAATGGATTGACATCGACTACGCGTTCGAGGGGCTGAACCTGCACTGGACAAGTACGCCCCCCAACGTGCCGGGTGCCGAAAAACGGGGCATTGGGGCCTATTTTGAGGGCGACAAAGGCACTCTACTCTGTGATTACAGCACCCGCGAAATCACGATTAATGGGGTCACGATGAACGATGTGCCTGAGGTTCCGATTACGCTCGAACGCTCGCCCGGTCATCAGCAGAACTTTATCGACTCGGTGAAGTCGCGGAAGGAACCCG
It includes:
- a CDS encoding Gfo/Idh/MocA family protein, which encodes MNNSMNRRAFLQQSSAAALSLALLPSFKRRVAPSDKVRVAHIGLNGMGTAHLNWFAKLPDVDVVGLCDVDENHLNKALATLKGHHPNTTAKTYADFRYLLDRNDIDAITCATPDHWHAQIAIMAFQAGKDVYGEKPLSYNVREGQQMLKAQKRYNRIFQLGTQIHAGDNYHRVVELIRAGAIGKVHTVRLWRTGTPPVLGPANYQTPPSTLNWDMWQGPAPASLYTPERCHFTYRYFLDYSGGVFQDFWCHIADVVWWALNPTGLRTVRARGEAPEGIGDAPKWIDIDYAFEGLNLHWTSTPPNVPGAEKRGIGAYFEGDKGTLLCDYSTREITINGVTMNDVPEVPITLERSPGHQQNFIDSVKSRKEPESNLAYARQMTLPMHLGLIAWRLGETLEWNPRKEKFRHNRAANALLSRENRKGWDLV